The Fulvivirga ligni genome window below encodes:
- a CDS encoding helix-turn-helix domain-containing protein, with translation MSEIFDSIEVSDEVKRFVDHSFDISDQIYNILEKQGKTQRDLARMLGKKESEVSKWMQGTHNFTLKSIAKIEAVLGESIITCTDRAKKAYHKTKLVPVRVNNFSLSKKILTQEVEWKKSDKKVFTDGLKIA, from the coding sequence ATGAGCGAAATTTTTGATTCAATCGAGGTAAGTGACGAAGTAAAAAGATTTGTAGATCATTCATTTGATATATCTGATCAAATTTACAACATTTTAGAAAAGCAGGGTAAAACACAAAGAGACCTTGCTCGTATGTTGGGGAAAAAGGAGTCTGAAGTGAGTAAGTGGATGCAGGGAACCCACAATTTTACATTGAAAAGCATTGCTAAAATAGAAGCTGTATTAGGTGAAAGCATTATTACTTGCACAGACAGAGCTAAGAAAGCTTATCACAAAACAAAGTTAGTTCCTGTCAGGGTCAATAACTTTTCTTTATCTAAGAAAATTTTGACTCAGGAAGTAGAATGGAAAAAGAGTGATAAAAAAGTCTTCACTGATGGATTAAAAATAGCTTAA
- a CDS encoding M1 family metallopeptidase — MHHKHFLQYAFLLLTLCVVGCKPSNKELKEKGISQELAADRRQRVSNINYKLEFQIPENTQDSIQASEELSFDFTGGEDLLLDFNVDPRLLKSVTINDAEVKTKVFDEHIALRARDLKEGRNTVNIEFVAGEQSLNRHDDYLYTLFVPERASTCFPLFDQPDLKAVYDLTLRVPKGWKAVANGSLKKKEEAGERTTYQFNSSPLISSYLFSFAVGDFQVVSREVGGRKMNMYHRETDTVKLANNLDAIFDWHQKSIAWLEDYTEIKYPFEKFDFVLVPSFQYGGMEHPGAILYKASSMLLDESATLNEQMGRGQLIAHETAHMWFGDLVTMKWFDDVWLKEVFANFMASKIVNPGFPDINHDLQFLMSHYPAAYDVDRTEGTHPIQQPLDNLKNAGTLYGSIIYHKAPVVMLMLEQAMGEEAFQNGLRQYLKTYSFSNATWDDLIAIMAKDADFDIEQWNKNWVKTGGMPSTYFYLKSKDKSSIDKFSLYTRVDHVNNKDDGWRQDLKVLMANQDSIYYTEANMLTAPESLNLTGNPYPQYVFTNGGGLGYGYFKFGPQTKDWLISKLDSLENPVLRGAVWIDLYESMLRAEVNPKNLMEKCLQSLLTEQEPLIVAYITNVAQEIYWKFYTENQRLDLAPQLEGVLLNLALSSPSSNLKSTFFHALTSVALTDQGVDLLRNLWSKETEIEGLTLSERDYTSLAYALAVREVDGYKDILQEQQERISNPDRKNKFKFVLPALSADTAVRRDFFNSLKEEKNRQNEDWVLTAISYLHHPLRADYSVQFIKPSLDMLEEIQLTGDIFFPQRWLGGTLGGHSSAEAAEQVQVFFSSYRKYPSRLRNKILQSSDKLFRAVKVKKKYSESETDEISEVLLPLSE, encoded by the coding sequence ATGCATCATAAACACTTCCTTCAATATGCCTTTTTATTACTTACTTTATGTGTGGTAGGATGTAAGCCTTCAAATAAAGAACTGAAAGAGAAAGGGATATCTCAAGAGCTGGCGGCTGATCGTAGGCAACGGGTTTCAAATATTAATTATAAACTTGAGTTTCAAATACCTGAAAATACTCAGGATTCCATTCAAGCATCCGAGGAGCTGAGCTTTGACTTTACTGGAGGAGAAGATCTACTCCTGGACTTTAATGTTGATCCTCGTCTTTTGAAGTCGGTGACAATTAATGATGCTGAGGTAAAGACTAAGGTGTTTGATGAACATATTGCACTTCGAGCCAGAGATCTGAAGGAGGGGAGGAATACGGTCAACATTGAGTTTGTGGCTGGTGAGCAGTCTTTAAATAGGCATGATGATTACCTATATACGTTGTTCGTACCTGAGCGAGCTTCAACGTGCTTTCCGCTGTTTGATCAGCCGGATTTGAAGGCGGTGTATGATCTTACCTTGCGTGTGCCAAAGGGATGGAAGGCAGTGGCTAATGGTTCGCTAAAGAAGAAAGAAGAGGCTGGTGAGAGAACTACTTATCAATTCAACTCATCACCATTAATAAGCAGTTATCTGTTCTCTTTTGCTGTGGGTGATTTTCAGGTGGTGAGTCGCGAGGTAGGTGGAAGAAAGATGAATATGTACCACCGTGAAACGGACACTGTAAAACTAGCCAATAACCTTGATGCTATATTCGATTGGCATCAAAAGTCAATTGCGTGGTTAGAAGATTATACTGAGATTAAATATCCTTTCGAAAAATTCGATTTTGTACTGGTGCCGTCATTCCAATACGGAGGAATGGAGCATCCGGGAGCTATTTTATATAAGGCCAGTTCCATGCTGCTAGATGAGTCAGCTACATTGAACGAACAAATGGGTCGTGGTCAGCTCATTGCCCACGAAACGGCCCACATGTGGTTTGGTGATCTGGTCACCATGAAGTGGTTCGATGATGTATGGCTGAAAGAAGTGTTTGCCAATTTCATGGCTTCCAAAATAGTTAATCCTGGTTTCCCGGATATCAATCACGATCTTCAGTTTTTAATGTCTCACTATCCTGCGGCCTATGATGTGGATAGAACTGAAGGAACGCACCCCATTCAGCAGCCATTGGATAACCTGAAAAATGCCGGAACTCTCTATGGATCAATTATTTACCACAAAGCGCCAGTGGTTATGCTTATGCTAGAGCAAGCTATGGGCGAAGAAGCGTTTCAAAACGGCTTGAGACAATATCTAAAAACCTATTCCTTCAGCAACGCTACCTGGGATGATCTCATAGCCATAATGGCCAAAGATGCTGATTTTGATATTGAGCAATGGAATAAAAACTGGGTCAAAACTGGTGGAATGCCATCAACTTATTTCTATCTAAAAAGTAAAGACAAGTCTTCAATAGATAAGTTTTCTCTCTACACCAGAGTAGATCATGTAAATAATAAAGATGATGGCTGGCGTCAGGATCTAAAGGTGCTCATGGCCAATCAGGATTCCATTTATTATACCGAAGCTAATATGCTTACTGCCCCGGAATCATTGAATTTAACAGGAAATCCCTATCCTCAGTATGTCTTCACTAATGGAGGTGGCTTAGGCTACGGCTATTTTAAATTCGGTCCGCAAACTAAAGATTGGCTCATCAGTAAGCTGGATTCTTTGGAAAATCCTGTGCTTAGAGGAGCTGTTTGGATTGATCTATATGAAAGTATGCTAAGGGCTGAGGTTAACCCTAAGAATTTGATGGAAAAGTGTTTGCAAAGCCTACTCACTGAGCAAGAACCACTAATTGTGGCATACATCACCAACGTGGCTCAGGAGATTTATTGGAAATTTTATACAGAGAATCAAAGATTGGACTTGGCCCCTCAGCTGGAAGGTGTTTTACTTAATCTGGCTCTAAGTTCACCTTCTTCGAACCTTAAATCAACTTTCTTCCATGCCCTAACATCTGTGGCGCTTACTGATCAGGGAGTAGATTTGCTAAGAAATTTGTGGTCTAAAGAAACGGAGATTGAAGGACTCACTTTATCAGAGCGAGATTATACCAGCTTAGCCTATGCTTTGGCGGTAAGAGAAGTTGATGGGTATAAAGACATTTTGCAGGAGCAGCAAGAACGGATATCTAATCCTGACCGTAAGAATAAATTCAAGTTTGTCTTGCCAGCCCTGTCTGCGGATACAGCAGTTCGAAGGGATTTCTTCAATAGCCTGAAGGAAGAGAAGAACAGACAAAACGAAGATTGGGTGCTTACTGCCATTTCTTATCTTCATCACCCTTTGAGAGCTGACTATTCTGTGCAGTTTATTAAGCCTAGTCTGGATATGCTAGAGGAGATTCAGCTTACAGGGGATATTTTCTTTCCACAAAGATGGCTGGGTGGTACCCTTGGAGGCCATAGCTCTGCGGAAGCAGCTGAGCAAGTGCAAGTATTCTTTTCGAGCTATCGGAAGTATCCCAGTAGACTAAGAAATAAGATTTTACAATCTTCTGATAAGCTGTTTAGAGCGGTGAAGGTAAAGAAAAAGTATTCTGAATCAGAAACTGATGAAATTTCTGAAGTACTACTGCCGCTTAGTGAATAA
- a CDS encoding nucleotidyltransferase domain-containing protein — translation MTIEELKNKDMIIFECQSGSHAYGLATEDSDLDIKGVFILPEDEYFGLRYVEQVSNDSNDIVYYELKRFVDLLTKSNPTALELLHTPDESVLYMHPVFEAIRGKQFLSKKCLDTFGGYAMTQVKKAKGLKKKILNPVDKERKSILDFCYVADHQGSVPVKEYLKSHKLIQEECGLSKLPNMNEMYALYYGDDAFHGIQGSDNANDVTLSSIPKGLQPMAFMSFNKSAYSSYCKEYKEYWEWVDKRNDNRYKNTLQNGKNYDAKNMMHTFRLLKMCEEIGREGKLHVKRQDREYLLSIKRGEFEYNDLLLQTEMAIDQLKLIYQESSLANEPDFEELNRLLILMRREYYG, via the coding sequence ATGACCATTGAAGAACTGAAAAATAAAGACATGATCATTTTCGAGTGCCAGAGCGGAAGCCATGCTTATGGACTGGCCACAGAAGATTCTGATCTTGACATAAAAGGTGTCTTCATATTGCCTGAGGATGAATATTTTGGGCTTAGATATGTAGAGCAGGTGAGTAATGATAGCAATGACATTGTTTATTATGAACTCAAGCGGTTTGTTGATTTACTTACTAAAAGTAACCCAACGGCTTTGGAGCTTTTGCACACACCTGATGAGAGTGTTTTGTATATGCATCCGGTATTCGAGGCAATTAGAGGTAAGCAGTTTTTGTCAAAGAAATGTCTCGATACTTTTGGTGGCTATGCCATGACACAGGTAAAAAAGGCCAAAGGTCTGAAAAAGAAGATTCTCAACCCTGTAGATAAAGAACGCAAGAGCATATTGGATTTTTGCTATGTAGCAGATCATCAGGGATCAGTACCAGTGAAGGAGTACTTGAAGTCGCATAAGCTTATTCAGGAAGAATGTGGCTTGTCGAAGCTGCCAAATATGAATGAAATGTATGCTCTTTATTATGGTGATGATGCATTTCATGGTATCCAAGGTTCTGATAATGCAAATGATGTTACGTTGAGTTCTATACCTAAGGGACTTCAACCTATGGCATTCATGTCCTTCAACAAATCGGCCTATTCCAGCTATTGCAAGGAATATAAGGAGTATTGGGAGTGGGTGGACAAGCGAAATGACAACCGCTATAAAAACACCTTACAGAATGGAAAGAACTACGATGCCAAAAATATGATGCACACCTTCAGATTGCTGAAAATGTGCGAAGAAATAGGGAGGGAAGGTAAACTTCATGTGAAGCGGCAGGATCGTGAGTATTTATTAAGCATAAAAAGAGGTGAATTTGAGTACAACGATCTTTTGCTTCAAACGGAAATGGCAATCGATCAATTGAAATTGATTTATCAAGAGTCATCATTGGCCAATGAGCCTGATTTTGAAGAATTAAACAGGTTGTTGATTTTGATGAGGAGGGAGTATTATGGTTAG
- a CDS encoding nucleotidyltransferase domain-containing protein, which yields MMQTIIKSRLQQIEEEKSVRILYACETGSRAWGFPSPDSDYDVRCIYAEKLDWHLSLRARKDTFTRPINDDLDITGWEINKVLHLLWKSNAPLLERLQSPIIYELKSKEILDGLWELAGDCFSPIATMHHYHRMAKKYYDICYTSGNEVKLKSYFYAIRAVLCASWVREKMAIPQIEMNLMFELLQPETRDKVEELILLKSTKNEDYRHEREPVLDEYLKAQIGLNEAIANHLPGAKKRDIDQLDDFYRRVITEKL from the coding sequence ATGATGCAAACAATAATCAAATCAAGGCTTCAGCAGATTGAAGAAGAAAAATCAGTGCGCATATTATATGCCTGCGAAACTGGTTCCAGGGCGTGGGGATTTCCATCTCCTGACAGTGATTACGATGTCAGGTGTATCTATGCCGAAAAGCTTGACTGGCACCTGTCACTTCGTGCCAGAAAAGATACTTTTACCAGGCCTATTAATGATGATCTGGATATAACCGGTTGGGAAATCAACAAGGTGCTGCATTTGCTATGGAAATCTAATGCACCATTGCTTGAGCGTTTGCAATCGCCCATCATTTATGAGCTAAAAAGTAAAGAGATTCTTGATGGACTGTGGGAGTTGGCAGGAGATTGCTTTTCTCCTATTGCTACTATGCACCACTACCACAGAATGGCTAAGAAGTACTATGATATATGCTATACTTCCGGAAATGAGGTGAAATTGAAAAGCTACTTCTATGCGATAAGAGCAGTTTTATGCGCAAGTTGGGTGCGTGAGAAAATGGCTATTCCTCAAATTGAAATGAATCTCATGTTCGAGCTTCTTCAACCTGAGACTCGGGATAAAGTAGAGGAGCTTATCTTGTTGAAGTCTACCAAAAATGAAGATTATAGACACGAGAGAGAACCTGTGTTAGATGAGTACTTGAAAGCTCAAATTGGTTTAAATGAGGCAATTGCTAATCATCTGCCAGGAGCAAAGAAAAGAGATATTGACCAACTAGATGATTTTTACAGGCGAGTAATTACCGAAAAGCTATGA
- a CDS encoding ferritin-like domain-containing protein yields MNTDNKNIIDKLNHLIKRNYDAEYGYKDAVEDVNDPQLQTMFKAYEEQRYRFGHELKGEIQNLGGEVTKKGTTLAGDIHRKWMDLKAAISNHNEEAILEECRRGEMTSWEDYNEALSLENLPASTYMILKDHKAKIDESLYQIMELKDNMVAK; encoded by the coding sequence ATGAATACTGACAATAAGAACATTATAGATAAGCTAAACCATTTGATCAAAAGGAATTATGATGCTGAATATGGTTATAAAGATGCTGTAGAGGATGTGAACGATCCTCAGCTTCAAACCATGTTTAAGGCTTATGAGGAGCAGAGATATAGATTCGGTCACGAGTTGAAAGGTGAAATTCAAAACCTGGGTGGCGAGGTGACTAAAAAGGGAACAACATTAGCAGGAGACATTCACAGAAAATGGATGGATTTGAAAGCTGCAATTAGTAATCATAATGAGGAAGCGATTCTGGAAGAATGCAGAAGAGGGGAGATGACTTCATGGGAAGATTATAACGAGGCGCTGAGTCTAGAAAACTTACCAGCTTCTACTTACATGATACTTAAAGATCATAAAGCTAAAATAGATGAGTCGCTATATCAAATCATGGAATTGAAGGATAACATGGTCGCGAAATAG
- a CDS encoding histone deacetylase family protein encodes MLKIAWKENYVHPLPDKHRFPMIKYELLPQQLLYEGTVSEDNFFAPASASDDLIEAAHTEDYWHKLRSLQLTKSEIRKTGFPLSESLVEREIIIAQGTVDCAKYALENGVAMNIAGGTHHAFTDRGEGFCLLNDQAIAAYYLLNNKLASKILIIDLDVHQGNGTAEIFQNEDRVFTFSMHGEKNYPLHKEKSDLDVPVPDHTSDVAYLGTLEKHLPQLIDAVQPDFIFYQAGVDILSTDKLGRLKVSIDGCKSRDRLVLEASHQNKIPVVVTMGGGYSEEIKFIVEAHANTYRLAQEIYF; translated from the coding sequence ATGCTGAAGATTGCCTGGAAGGAAAATTATGTGCACCCATTGCCGGATAAGCACAGGTTTCCCATGATAAAGTATGAGCTGTTGCCCCAGCAACTGTTGTATGAAGGAACAGTATCTGAAGATAACTTTTTTGCTCCGGCCTCAGCTTCTGATGACTTGATAGAAGCTGCTCATACAGAAGACTATTGGCATAAGTTAAGAAGCCTTCAGCTAACTAAAAGCGAAATAAGAAAAACAGGTTTCCCCCTCAGTGAATCTCTGGTAGAAAGAGAAATCATCATAGCACAAGGCACGGTAGACTGTGCTAAGTATGCTTTGGAAAATGGTGTAGCTATGAATATCGCTGGAGGCACCCATCATGCTTTTACTGACAGAGGCGAGGGGTTTTGTCTATTGAATGATCAGGCTATCGCGGCTTATTATCTTTTAAATAATAAGCTTGCCAGTAAAATACTCATTATAGACCTGGATGTACATCAGGGAAATGGCACAGCTGAAATATTCCAAAATGAGGATCGGGTTTTTACCTTTAGTATGCACGGCGAGAAGAATTATCCTTTACATAAAGAGAAAAGCGATCTGGACGTTCCAGTTCCTGACCATACTTCGGATGTCGCATATTTAGGCACATTAGAAAAACATTTGCCTCAGTTAATAGATGCAGTGCAACCAGACTTCATCTTTTATCAGGCTGGAGTAGACATATTGAGTACAGATAAGTTGGGAAGGTTAAAGGTTAGTATTGATGGTTGTAAGAGTAGAGATCGATTAGTGCTGGAGGCATCTCATCAAAATAAAATCCCGGTAGTTGTAACTATGGGAGGAGGCTATTCTGAGGAAATCAAATTTATAGTAGAAGCTCATGCCAATACTTATAGATTGGCTCAGGAGATTTATTTCTGA
- a CDS encoding ATP-binding cassette domain-containing protein: MSEDLLKAIIQLFAIVAKERVTEAERDNIQEFLSLHVNQELVGYYLSLFDQLCDENKVDAKPELENLDDDTLEFVGDWSRIMAITKEVNKALTMQQKMVLVVKIIELVFADGEISERQGNLIFYIGEALKISRKDMVVVRNFVTAYDLEELSSKDILIIDEGSGEYDLNGPRLVAKNLTGVIAILRLKDIETYFIKYLGISALTLNGIPLKSRKIDIFPTGSTIRGNKIETIYYSDVVSTYLSRQVKSKITFSAEHLFYHFKSGRAGLQNVNICEEGGKLVGIMGASGSGKSTLLNVINGADKPSSGRVVINGIDIHENPHAMEGVIGYIPQDDLLIEELTVFQNLYYAARLCFEQYSEEETEKLVNKVLTNLGLIEIKNLKVGSPLEKTISGGQRKRVNIGLELLREPSVLFVDEPTSGLSSQDSENIMDLLKELSLRGKMVFVVIHQPSSDIFKMFDNLLILDVGGLQIYYGNPIAAVTYFKEIMNAANKDQSSCPECGNINAEQIFSIIETRIVNEYGRLTNKRKVSPGQWYQYFRSRIKIPKIQQVTEPIKVAQHIPNWWRQFKVYLTRDILSKSENTQYLAINLIQAPFLALFMAYLVRYYATVEKDHASYHFFENDNIPVYFFMSIIVALFMGLTVSAEEIFRDRKIRKREKFLNLSRSSYLASKVLILFGISALQTASFVIIGNWVLQIHDMNISLWLILFSCSCFANMLGLNISASFNSAVTIYILIPILLIPQLVLSGVVINFDKFNPQVTTMEGVPIIGDGMASRWAFEAAMVAQYKNNSFEKEFYNLEQAKANAEYKKLYYIPRLESELSHVFHNMQRKLASHNEDLQKSLELVRNELQGELKLIGKDSTSLVDQLVLEEFDSTTYEQTSHLLQVLKQMYMNKYTEAVNKIDQKVESLAAELGGQAAFDSMRMEYQNEAITIALKNTNTTHRVIEHNGHLIQKIYPIYFDSFRPLNPVDYRTKFFAPHKPFLGQMINTFAFNLIIIWFMSIILFIALYFKWLSNLLKFLSGGRRRKRINK; this comes from the coding sequence ATGAGTGAAGATCTTCTTAAAGCTATTATTCAGCTGTTTGCCATAGTAGCAAAGGAAAGAGTTACGGAGGCAGAACGTGATAATATACAAGAATTCTTATCCCTGCATGTTAATCAGGAGCTGGTAGGTTACTATCTCAGCCTTTTTGATCAGCTATGCGATGAAAACAAGGTAGATGCTAAGCCTGAGTTAGAGAATTTGGATGATGATACCCTGGAGTTTGTGGGTGATTGGTCCAGAATTATGGCTATAACCAAAGAGGTGAACAAGGCGCTCACCATGCAGCAGAAGATGGTATTGGTGGTGAAGATCATTGAGCTGGTCTTTGCAGATGGTGAGATTTCTGAAAGACAGGGCAACCTTATATTCTACATTGGTGAGGCTCTGAAAATATCCAGAAAAGATATGGTGGTGGTAAGAAATTTTGTTACCGCCTATGATCTGGAAGAACTCTCTTCTAAAGATATTTTAATTATAGACGAAGGTTCAGGTGAATATGATCTGAATGGTCCACGGTTAGTGGCTAAAAATCTTACCGGAGTTATAGCCATACTGAGGTTAAAAGATATCGAAACCTATTTTATCAAATACCTTGGTATATCGGCACTTACATTAAATGGAATTCCTCTCAAGAGTAGGAAGATAGATATATTTCCTACCGGTAGTACCATTAGAGGAAATAAGATCGAGACCATTTATTACAGTGATGTTGTAAGTACTTATCTCAGTCGTCAGGTAAAAAGTAAGATTACTTTTAGTGCAGAGCACTTGTTTTATCATTTCAAGAGCGGTAGAGCAGGACTGCAGAATGTAAATATCTGTGAAGAAGGAGGGAAGCTGGTAGGTATAATGGGAGCCAGTGGCTCAGGTAAATCTACTTTGCTCAATGTAATCAATGGGGCAGACAAGCCTTCTAGCGGCAGGGTGGTGATCAACGGTATCGATATCCATGAAAATCCTCACGCTATGGAGGGTGTTATCGGTTATATTCCCCAGGATGATTTGTTGATAGAAGAGCTTACAGTATTTCAAAACCTCTATTATGCTGCCAGGCTGTGCTTTGAGCAATATTCTGAGGAAGAAACCGAAAAGCTGGTGAATAAGGTGCTTACTAATTTGGGCCTTATTGAAATCAAGAACCTTAAGGTAGGTTCCCCTTTAGAAAAGACCATAAGTGGAGGACAAAGAAAGCGAGTAAATATTGGTCTGGAGCTCCTTCGTGAGCCTAGTGTGCTGTTTGTGGATGAGCCCACTTCAGGTTTGTCGTCTCAAGATTCTGAAAATATTATGGACCTGCTTAAGGAGTTATCTTTAAGAGGTAAAATGGTATTTGTGGTCATACATCAGCCGTCGTCAGACATATTCAAGATGTTTGATAACCTACTCATTCTGGATGTAGGTGGACTGCAAATTTATTACGGTAATCCTATAGCCGCAGTCACCTATTTCAAGGAGATAATGAATGCTGCTAATAAGGATCAAAGTTCTTGTCCGGAATGTGGTAATATCAATGCGGAGCAGATCTTCAGCATTATAGAAACTCGCATTGTTAATGAATATGGAAGGCTTACCAATAAGCGAAAAGTATCTCCAGGGCAGTGGTATCAGTATTTTAGAAGTAGGATCAAGATTCCTAAGATTCAGCAGGTAACTGAGCCCATAAAAGTAGCTCAACACATACCAAACTGGTGGAGGCAATTTAAGGTTTACCTAACCAGAGATATTCTCTCCAAGTCAGAAAACACTCAATATCTGGCTATTAACCTGATTCAGGCTCCGTTTTTGGCCCTTTTTATGGCCTATTTGGTAAGATATTATGCCACGGTGGAGAAAGATCATGCATCTTATCACTTCTTTGAGAATGATAACATTCCGGTATATTTCTTCATGAGCATTATTGTGGCCTTGTTTATGGGCTTAACCGTAAGTGCCGAAGAGATATTTCGTGATAGGAAAATAAGGAAGAGAGAGAAGTTTTTGAACTTGAGTAGGAGCAGTTATCTGGCCTCCAAAGTTCTGATCTTATTTGGGATAAGTGCGCTACAGACAGCCTCCTTCGTAATTATAGGGAACTGGGTGCTGCAAATACATGATATGAACATCAGCCTGTGGTTGATATTGTTCAGCTGCTCTTGCTTTGCTAACATGCTGGGACTCAATATTTCAGCGTCATTTAACTCAGCAGTAACCATTTACATTCTTATCCCAATTTTGCTTATTCCTCAGCTAGTCCTTAGTGGCGTGGTGATCAATTTTGATAAGTTTAATCCACAGGTGACTACCATGGAAGGGGTGCCGATTATAGGAGATGGAATGGCTTCACGCTGGGCTTTTGAGGCGGCCATGGTAGCTCAGTACAAGAATAATAGCTTCGAAAAGGAGTTTTATAATCTGGAACAAGCGAAAGCTAATGCCGAATATAAAAAGCTGTACTACATACCTCGTTTGGAATCTGAGCTGTCTCATGTTTTCCATAATATGCAGCGCAAGCTGGCTTCTCACAATGAAGATCTTCAGAAATCATTAGAGCTGGTGAGAAATGAGCTGCAGGGTGAACTCAAGCTAATAGGCAAGGACAGTACTTCATTGGTTGATCAGCTGGTTTTAGAGGAGTTTGATTCTACTACCTATGAGCAAACCTCACATTTATTACAGGTGCTTAAACAGATGTACATGAACAAGTATACTGAAGCAGTGAACAAGATAGATCAAAAAGTTGAATCTTTGGCTGCAGAGCTTGGCGGGCAAGCTGCTTTCGATTCCATGAGAATGGAATATCAAAATGAGGCCATTACCATCGCTTTAAAGAACACGAATACTACCCACCGGGTGATTGAGCATAACGGACATTTGATTCAGAAGATATATCCTATCTATTTTGATTCCTTTAGACCTCTGAATCCTGTAGATTATCGTACTAAATTCTTTGCTCCGCATAAACCTTTCCTGGGGCAAATGATTAATACTTTTGCCTTTAACCTGATAATTATCTGGTTTATGAGTATCATCTTGTTCATAGCGCTGTACTTTAAATGGTTATCAAATCTTTTAAAGTTTTTATCCGGAGGAAGAAGAAGGAAAAGAATTAACAAGTAG